The Mesorhizobium loti DNA segment CCCTCGACGATGACCAGATCGGCGCCCTCACCGACCTTGCTCCAAGAATCCAGCACGGCATCCATCAGCCGGGCCTTAAGCGCCTGGTAGTCGCGCGCCCGCGCCTCGCCGAACACCTTGCCCTGGACGATCACCTGCGCGCCGACATCGGTCTGCGGCTTAAGCAGCACCGGGTTCATGTGGACCGACGGCGCGACGCCGCAAGCGATCGCCTGCAGCCACTGCGCGCGACCGATCTCGCCGCCGCTATTGCTGTTGTCGCCGGGAATATCGGCGACGGCGGCATTGTTCGACATGTTCTGCGGCTTGAACGGCCGCACTTTCAGGCCACGATTCCTGGCGGCGCGGCACAGGCCGGCGACCAGCACCGTCTTGCCGACATCCGAACCCGTGCCCTGCAGCATGATCGCTTTGGCCATCAGTTCCGGCCCTGCGCCACAGTTCCGGTGATCGTGGATTTCTGCGCCAGCGGCCCGCCACGCCAGATGTAGAGCGCCAAAAGCGGCTCGCGGCCGGTTCGCATGGCGTGGCTGACATTGGCAGCGTGGTGGACGACTTCGCCGGCCTCCCGCTGGCGGAAGCCGCTCTCCCCCATGCGCCATTCCGTACCGCCGGTCAGTGGAATGTAGATCTCCTCGGCGACATGATGGTGGTCGGGATAGACGATCTCTGGCCCAAGGATCAGCAGGCCGGCCGCGACCTCGTCATTGGCGAAATGGCCACGCGTGCCGAACACTTCCAGCCAGCCGTAATTGTCGATGAAGGCCTTGCCGAAATCAGCCTCGGTGTAGGTCTGGCCCCAGCGCAATACGTTGCGCTGCTGCGCCAGCCATTGCACCAACGGTTTCGCAGCCGGTGGCGCCAAGTCTGCTGCGTCATCGAGATGCCGTACACAACCGAGCGGATGCGGCTCCAGCGCACGGGCCGGCATGTCCCAGCCAATGCGGGCCACGGCGTCGCGCACCAGGGCGTTGTCCACGCAAGCGAGATAGGCGTGGAATCGCCCAAGCAGCTCATCGAATTTTGTCGTCACATCTCGCTCCGGACATGCATTGATGCACAGCCGCTCCGCAGGGGATCGGGTTGCGCGGCGGCATCATTGGTCTAGATTGATGCCTGCGCAAAGCCAAAAACGACAGGCCAGCGGGCTAGCTGGCATATAGGGAGAGAACGCCATGGACGCCGCGGTCGATGCGAGCACCAGCCAGTTCGAACTCAACGAGGAACAGCGCGCCATCCAGGAGATGGCGCAGGCCTTCGCCGCCGACCGCGTCGCGCCGAATGCGCTCGACTGGGATCGCCGGAAGCATTTCCCGGCCGACGTCATCCGCGAGACCGGGCCGCTCGGCCTCGGCGGCATCTATGTCAGGGACGATGTCGGCGGTTCCGCGCTCGGCCGCCTCGACGCCGTGCTGATCTTCGAGGCGCTGTCGCATGCCGATCCTGGCTTTTCGTCCTTCATCTCGATCCACAACATGGTGGCCTCGATGATCGACCGCTTCGGCAATGACGAGCAGCGCCAGCGCTTCCTGCCGAAGCTCACCTCCATGGAATGGCTGGCAAGCTACTGCCTGACCGAACCGGGCTCCGGCTCGGATGCCGCGGCGCTCAAGACCCGCGCGGTGAAGAGCGGCGGCGACTATGTGCTCAACGGCGCCAAGCAATTCATCTCGGGCGCCGGCGACAGCGATGTCTATGCCGTGATGGTGCGCACCGGCGCCGACGGGCCGAAAGGCATCTCCACAATCGTCGTGCCGAAAGATGCGCCTGGCCTCTCCTTCGGTGCCAACGAGCACAAGATGGGCTGGCATATGCAGTCGACCCGCCAGGTCATTTTCGAGGACTGCAAGGTGCCGGCGGAAAACCTTTTGTCGGGTGAAGGCGCCGGTTTCGGCATCGCCATGGCCGGGCTCGATGGCGGCCGGCTGAACATCGCCGCCTGTTCGCTGGGCGGCGCCCAGTCGGCGCTCGACAAGGCGCTGTCCTACACCGCCGAGCGCAAGGCCTTCGGCTCGAAGATCAACCAGTTCCAGGCGCTGCAGTTCAGGCTGGCCGACATGGAGACGGAGCTGCAGGCGTCGCGCATCTTCCTCTATGCGGCGGCCTCCAAGCTCGACCGCAAGGCGCCCGATGCCGGCAAATGGTCGGCGATGGCCAAGCGCTTCGTCACCGATACCGGCTTCAACGTCGCCAACAACGCGCTGCAGCTGCTCGGTGGTTACGGCTATCTGCACGATTACGGCATCGAGAAACTGGTACGCGACCTCAGAGTCCACCAGATCCTCGAAGGCACCAACGAGATCATGCGCGTCATCATCGCGCGGGCATTGATCGGCCGCTGAAGCCAATAAACTCCGGGAGTGAGACAATGACGACGATCGCCTTCATCGGCCTCGGCAATATGGGCAATCCAATGGCCGTTAACCTGGTCAAGGCTGGGCATCAAGTGCATGGCTTCGATCTGATGCCCGAGAATTTGACCGTCGCGCGCGAGCAGGGCGTCGTTGTCATGGCCAATGCGCCGGCCGCCGTGAAGGATGCCGATGTGGTGATCACCATGCTGCCCGCCGGCAAGCATGTGCTGTCGGTCTATGAGGACATCGCGCCCAAGGCGAAAAAGGGCGCGCTGTTCATCGATTCCTCGACCATCGACGTCGACTCGGCGCGCAAGGCGCATGCGATTGCCGCGAAGCACGGCCTGCTCTCCATCGATGCACCCGTCTCGGGCGGCACCGGTGGTGCGGCAGCCGGCACGCTGACCTTCATGGCCGGCGGCTCGAACGATGCCTTCGCCGCCGCCGAACCTATCCTGAAGCCGATGGCGGGCCGCATCGTCCATTGCGGCGGCGACGGTGCCGGTCAGGCGGCGAAGATCTGCAACAACATGATCCTCGGCATCTCGATGATCGGCGTCGCCGAGGCTTTCGTGCTGGCGGAAAAGCTCGGCCTGTCGCATCAGGCGCTGTTCGACGTCGCCTCGACCTCGTCGGGCCAGTGCTGGTCCTTGACCACCTATTGTCCGGTGCCCGGCCCGGTGCCCACCTCCCCCGCCAACAGGGATTACAAGCCAGGTTTTGCCGCGGCGCTTATGCTGAAAGACCTGAAATTGTCCCAGGAAGCAGCACTTGGCGCGGGCGCGGTGACTCCGCTTGGCGCCGAGGCGGCGCAGCTCTATGCCCTGTTCAACGCCCAGGGGCATGGCGGCGCCGATTTCTCCGGCATAATTAATTTTCTAAGGGGTAACCCAGCGTAACCAACGGATTTTATGGGTTTTTCCCGGATCAACCCGGCAGAAAACCCGCAAATTTAGATTTGCTTAAGCTCTCGATAACTCCGCGGTAACGATGTCCCTATAAAACGGATGGCGAGGCGGACATATCGCATCCGCCCGGCGCTCCGGATCAGGTCTCGCGTACCGGAGCCCGTAAGTTTCGCAGTGTTTCAGTAGCGAAACGCCATGCGTATCTGGCAAAGCCGCGTTCCCGATGGAGCGCGGTTTTTGCGTTTCTGCCGCACACAATCAAGCCTTGCGTCTATATTCCGATCGCCGCGTTCGGGATTGGCACATGATCTTCGTTCGTCAATACGATCGGCGCATCCACCCCATCCACCCTGACCACCAGCAGTCGTATGCTCCATGTGCCTGCATTGCGAACCAGGTGGGAAAACACGGTACCTTTGCCTTTGGCGCCATGGACCGGAATGCCGAACTGGGCATCGCCGGCGCCATTCGCGTTGACGTTGAGACTGCCGCCAACCCAGAAATTGTCGGTCATATCGTCGCCGATTGCGGCTTTCACGCGGGTGTCGGCGCGAATGGCATCCATGGTCATGTGGTAGGCATCACTGCCTTTCAGGATGTAGGGAACGCTGCCGACCGACGCCGCGCAACCGCCGATCCCCACCACCCAGACGACCAGCCCGGCGATCGCCCAGTTGCGCTGCGTCTTGCGGAACTGCTCCGCGTCGCGCCAGGCCCGTTCTGCCAGGCCCAGCGGCTGCCGCGTGCGCCAAGCACAAAGATCATGATGAGGTTGACGACCGGGATCAGCGCCAGCAGCGCGATGAAAGTGCTGTTGCCAATTCCCCAGATCCAGTTGAGGAAGAAGGCGCCCCAATTCCAGCGATCGAGTTCGGCCGGGATTTCAGCCGGCTGGTTGAGCGGTTGTCCGGCCATGATGTCCCCCATCGGTGCGCATACCGATTGGTTCTAGCCCATGATCTCGACAATGCGCAAAATCAAAGTTCTGCAGGGTCTATTTCAAGCCTTTGACGAAAGCCGGCGAAAATTCGCCTTCACTGCGCGGCTTGCCGGCTTCAGCGCGGCGCTGATCGACCGTTCTGCCGCGACGCCGTTGAACAGCGACGGCGTGCGACCGGAAAGGAGTTCTGGCCAGAACCGCGACGCCGACTGCAGGAACGACATTTGCGCCGCGAACGCGCCCTCGGCGATTGCCGCGGTCTTCTCGTTCACCGCACGCACGGTTTCGGTGCCCCAGGGCTGGCTGCTGCCGGCGTCCATCGCCATCAACGGCAGACGCATCATCGCCACCATCGGCGCCAGCATCAGGTCGGCGCCGATGCTGGCTGCTTCCTGCGCGCGTCGGCTCTTGCCGGCTTTTCTCATGGAAATGAGCCCCCTATCGCAGCCGGATCGGCCGCTGCCTCACACACTACGCGCGGAGGATGAAGTTTGTTCCCCATCGAGGCAGTATGTTTCCCGAGGCCGGGCGTTCCCTGAAGAAACGCCCGGTCGGGGTTCGGCTTACCGCTTGCGCAGATCTGCCTGTGCCAGGTCCAGCGCTTTGCCGATACGCTCGCAGGCCATGTCGATCGTGTCGCGGGTCCAGATCAGCGGCGGCGACAGGATCATCGTGTCACCGGTGGCGCGCAGCATCATGCCGTTGGCAATCGCGTGATCACGCACCGTCACCGCGGCACTTCCCGACGGCAGGAACCGTTCCTTGGTCGCCTTGTCCTTGACGATCTCGATCGCCCCCATCAGGCCGATCGAACGCACCTCGCCGACCAGATCATGCCCGGCAATGCGCTCCTGCAAGGCCTTGGCGAAATAAGGTCCGGTGTCGTTCCTGACACGGTCGACCAAGCCTTCCTGCTCGATGATCTCGAGGTTCTTCAAGGCCACGGCGCAGGCCACCGGATGCCCGGAATAGGTGTAGCCGTGGTTGAACTCGCCGCCCTTGTCGACCAGCGTCGAGGTGATGCGGTCGCCGACCAGCAGTGCCGACAGCGGCTGGTAGCCCGAGGTCAACGCCTTGGCCGTGGTGATGGTATCGGGCTCGATGCCGAAGGTCTGCGCCGCGAACCATTCGCCCGTGCGGCCATAGCCGGTGATGACCTCGTCGAGCATCAAAAGCACATCGTACTTGCGGCAGATGCGCTGCACTTCCGGCCAGTAGCTCGCCGGCGGGATCTTGACGCCGCCCGCGCCCATCACCGGCTCGCCGATGAAAGCCGCGACCTTGTCGGCGCCGGCCTCGAGGATGGCGTCCTCGACCGATTTGGCCGCGCGCAGGCCGAAATCATGGTCGCTCTCGCCCGGCAGCGCCAGCTCATAGGCATAGGGCATCATCACATGGACGATGTTGGGCACGGCGCCATTGAGCTGCTTGTGCATGGCGTCCATGCCGCCGAGCGACGTGCCGGCGATGGTCGAGCCGTGATAGGCCATCTTGCGCGAGATGATGCGGTTCTTCTCCGGCTTGCCCTCGATCACCCAGTAGTGGCGGACAAGACGCAAGGCGGTGTCGTTGGCCTCCGAGCCAGAGGAGCCGTAGAACACCTGATTGACGTTCTTCGGCGCGATCTCGGCCAGCTTCTTGGACAACAGCACCGGCGTCGGCGTCGAGCATTTAAAGAAGGAATTGTAGTAAGGCAGTTCCTTCATCTGCGCATAGGCGGCCTCGGCCAGTTCGTCGCGGCCATAGCCGATGTTGACGCACCACAGGCCGGCCATGCCGTCGAGCAGCTCCGCCCCTTCGGAATCGTAGATGAACGGGCCATTGGCGTGGGTGATGATGCGCGAACCCGCCTCGCGCAATTCCTTGTGGTCGGTGAAGGGATGGAGATGATGCGCGGCGTCGATCTGCTGAAGCTGCTTCAGCGAATAATTCTGATAGGTCATGTGTGATTCTTTCCTCTGGATTCAGTCCGGCTGGCGCCGGGGCGAATGCATCAGAGGCTGGCAGGCGGCGAATAACCGATGCGGGCGCACAGCCGCAAAAGCTCCGCGCGCAGCGTGCGCGGTGACGGTGTCACCGCGACCCCGAACGTGCAGACAAAGGTCATAGCAGGAGCCATGGCGGGCACCTTAGAGCAAAGGCTGGCCGAGGTGAACCACCCTTTGCTTGGCCCATGAACAAATGACTCTAGGCCTTGGCGGTCAACGCCCGCTGCAGGAAGACATATTTCATCGCCGTCTGCGCCGCCTGCGGCCGGCGGTCGCCACGCCCGCCATGCCCGCCTTCCGTCTCCTCGAAAAACAGCGTCTCGGCATGGCCGGCCTCCTGCAGCCGGGCGGCCATCTTGCGGGCATGGCCGGGATGGACGCGGTCATCGGCTGTCGAGGTGGTCAACAGCACCGGCGGATAGGCAGCATTAGCCTGGACGTGCTGGTAGGGCGAATAGGCGGACAGCCATTTTGCATCTTCCGGCTTCGACGGATCGCCATATTCGGCCATCCATGAGGCGCCGGGCGGCAATTCGGTGTAGCGCAGCATGTCGAGCAGCGGCACCTCGATGATGACGGCGCCGAACAGTTCCGGGTGTTGCGTCAAGGAAACGCCGGTCAGCAGGCCGCCATTCGAGCCGCCCTGGATGCCGAGCGAGCTGGCCGTCGCGATGCCGCGCCTGACGACGTCTTCGGCCACGGCGGCGAAATCGTCAAAACCGTTCTGGCGATTGCCTTTCAGCGCCGCCTGATGCCAGGCCGGCCCGAACTCGCCACCGCCGCGGATGCAGGCCTGCACATAGGCGTTGCCCTTCTCCAGCCACAGCCTGCCGCGCACGCCGGCATAGCCGGGCAAGAGCGGCACTTCGAAGCCGCCATAGCCGTAGAGCAGCGTCGGCACCGGCCCCTTCTGGTCGCGCCGCCTGACGACGAAGTACGGGATCATCGTGCCGTCCTTCGAGCGCGCCTCGAACTGTTCCGAGATCAGCGGCGCGGCATCGAACCGCGCCGGCTGCGACTTCACCGTCTCCAGCGTCTCACCATCATCATCCGACCAGATGATCGAACTCGGCGTCAGGAAATCGGTGAAGGAGAAGGACACGCTGGAGCCGAAATGCTCGGCATGGCTGATGCCGACAGTGCCGTTCTCGGGCAGCGCGACGGGCTTAAGCGACCAGGCGCCGCCCTTGCGCTCGCAGACGAGCACCTTGCCGCGCACATTGTCCATCAGGCTGACGAACAGCCGGTCCTGTGTGTGGGCAATGCCGGCGATCGAGACGCGATAGGCCGGCGCCAGCAGGGTCTCGATGGCGCCGAAACTGCCGGTTTCGATCCAGTGCGCGAAATCGAGCGAGTAAAGCCCGTCCGGCTGGCAGGCGGTACCGTCCGGCGCCGTCCACGGTGTACGCACCCCGAACACCAGCTGATCCTTGAAAAGCGATGTGTCGGTGGCGTCGTCGGGCAGCGGAATGCGCCGGTTTTCACCAGACGGCAGATGCAAGAAGCTGTGCGATGCGAAGAAATCGATCGCCCGCGCCAGAAACACGTGACGCTTGTCGCCGTCGAACTCGACGCCGGCTCCGGCGGCGAGATCCTCGGTCTTTGCCTCGAAGATCGGCATCGCCTCTTCCAGCTTGGTGCCGCGCTTCCACAACTTGATCACGCGCGGGTAGCCGGATTCGGTCTTATCAGCGTCCTCGAAGGCCGCCGAGACGATGACGGTGTCCTTGTCCAGCCAACTGAAGCCCGACTTCGAGGCTCGCGCGTGATATCCGCCTTCTACGAATGATTTGGTTTCGATGTCGAATTCGCGCATCTCGCTGGCATCGCCGCCATCCGGCGACATCGACAGCAGGCAACGGCTGAAGTCCGGATAGAGGCGGCTGGCGCCGCTGAACACCCATTTTATGCCCTCCTTCGCCGCAAGCTGGTCGAAGTCGATGATCGTTTCCCAGACCGGCTTCTCGGTCTTGTAGGACGCGACCGTCGTGCGGCGCCACAGGCCGAGCGCATTGGTCTTGTCCTGCCAGAAATTATAGACATGGCCGGCGATTGCCGCGCCGACGGCTATGTTGTCCTCGGCCGTCATCAGGTCGAGCGCCGTCTCGAACGACGCCTGATAGGACGGATCGCCCTGCAATTCGCCTGTCGTGATCTCGTTCTGGCCATGCACCCAGTCGAGCGACTGCTTGGCGGTCCTGTCCTCCAGCCAGAGAAAGGGATCTTCGATGCTGGCTTCTGGCTTGGTGATGGGCTTGGTCATGGAATCTCCGATAGTTTCGGCACGCAACATCGACATGCCGCAGCCGGTATTCAAGAGTTGCGGCATCTCAACAGTGGATTCAGGCCTTCCCGCGACCAGCGACACTCGCCACCGCCAGCACCAGGCATAGCAGGCCAAGCGTGATCGGCAGGCCTCTTGCGCCAAGTATGTCCATGGCGGTGCCAGCCAACGGCGGCACGGCAATGCCGCCGACGCCCCACATCAGCGAGAAGGCGGCGTTGCCGGCGACAAGCGTCGAGCCGCTGAAACGCTCGCCAAGCTCGATGATCGACGTCGTGTAGATGCCGTAGGAAACCGCGCCCCAGACAAAGATCATCGGCCAGATCAGCGGCGTTTCGATGAGAAGCGGCAGCAGCATGCATCCGAGCACGGTCAGGCAAACACAGGCAAGCCGCACCAGGCGTGCGGTCAGCCTCTCCGCCAGCAGGCCGAGCGGCACCTGCATGGCAATGTTGCCGGCGATCATCATCGACAGCAGCGCCGACATACGGACTTCAGCGATGCCGTGATGGGTGCCATAGACCGGCAGCAGGGCCAGCGCCCCTTGTTCGAAACCCGCGGCCACGATGACCGCGAACAGAAGCAGCCACGCCATCGGCACGAAGCCAAGGACGGAAACCTGGTGACCGGCTTCGTCGACCTTCGGCAGGCGTGGCAGCACCGAGGCCAGGCAGATGCCGCACAGCACGAAGGCACAAATGCCGACGAGGAAGGGCGGCCACCCCTGCGTGCCGACCGCAAGCAGGCAGAGCGGACCAGCAGCAAAGCCGGCCGAGATGATCGTCGAATAGACGCCCATGATGCGCCCGCGCCGCGCCGGCGGCGCCAGCGCGATCACCCAGATTTCGCTCAAGACATAGAGCGGATTGGTCACCACGCCGATCAGGAAGCGCAGGGGAAACCAGAGATAGACATTCTGCGTCCAGCCGATCAGCGCCAGCACGACAGCCGAGAGCGCGGCACAAATGAGCGCCGTGCGCCCTGCCCCGAACCGCCGCGCCAGCCCTGGGATGAGCGGCGACGAGACGATGAAGCCGATCGGCGTCATCGCCGCCGACAGGCCGATCAGCGCCGGCGAGACGCCCTGGCGCTGCAGAATGAAGCTCAGCAGCGGGTAGGACAGTCCCTGCGCGATGGCGAACACCGAGACGGTCGCGATCACGCCGGTGATCGCTGCCCATTGCATTGCTTCGCCAGTTTCCGAATCCGCCACGGCCATGGTCTTACCGTTGGAGTGAGGCAGGATAAGCGGTCCGGCCAAACAGCGGTAAGCTCCGCCGGCGAAAAGCGCTTGCTCCAGCCAGGTCCATGTCAGGAGACCCGGCGTCGGGCGGAGCGGTACAGAGCGAAGGCGACCAGAACCGCGTCGAGACCGGCGATCACCAAGGGCAGGCCCAGCGGGCCGATGCCTTGCATCAGCAGCCCGGCGCCGGGCGGACCGACAATGCCGCCAACACCCCACAGCAAGGCGAAGGCCGCATTGCCGGTGACGAGCAGCGTGCCCTTGAAGCGGCTGCCGAGTTCGACCAGCGCCATCGTGTAGACGCCGTAACCGACAGCGCCCATCACCAGCAGCACGCCCCAGATCAGCGGTGAGGTGATCAGCAGCGGCAGCAGTGCCGCGCAAACCGTTGTCGCCACCGCGCAGGCCACGATCATCGGGCGGCCGCCGAACCGCTCGGCCAGCAGGCCAAGTGGGATCTGCAGCAGGATGTTGCCGAGCGACAGCGCCATCACCAGTGCGGCGAGCACGGCTTCCGGCAGGCCATAGCCGGCGCCGAAGACCGGGACCAGCGCATAGGTGCTTTGCTGGACGGCGGCCGACACCAGCACGGCCAGCAGCAGCGCCGGCGCCAGCCGGGCAAAACCGACAAAGCTGCCGGCCGGCTGACCGTCATCCTCGAAGCCGGTAAGTTTTGACGAGACAAGACGCAGGATGACGGCGCAAAGCAAGAAGCCGCCGACACCGACGCTGAACGGCGCCCAGCCCGATGTGCCGACGAACGTCAAGGTGAAGGGTCCGGCGGCATAGCCGGCGCCCATCAGCGTGTTGAACACGCCCATCACCCGGCCGCGCCGCGACGGCGGTGCCAGCGACAGCGCCCACACCTCGCCAAGGATATAGAGAGGGTTGATGACCACGCCGATGATGAAGCGGATGACGTACCAGGCCACCCAGTTCTGCAGATAGCCGATGCCGAGGAAGCACAGCGCGCCGATCAGCGAGCAGCCGACCGCCAGGTTGCGCGCGCCGACCAGCCGCACCGCCGCCGGCACGAACGAGGCCGACAGGATCAGCCCGAGCGGCATCATCGCCGCCGACAGTCCGATCAGCCCGGGCGACAGGCCTTGCTTCTGCATCAGAAGCGTGAACAGCGGCGAGCTCAGCCCTTGCGCGGCGCCGAACATGGCAAGTGCCGCGGTGACGCCGGCGAGCGCTGCCCACTGCGTTCCCGCTTCGCCTTCGGCGGCGTTGGTTGCGACCATACAGCTCTCTTCGCCCGGACACTTGCCAGCCCATTTGCCGGCCATCAGGCCGGCGAGCCCCAGCTATCGGTTCATTGCCGGAAAAGGAAGGTCCAGGCGCGGAAATCCAATTGTCCGGGATCGTCCGGCGGCCTCTCTTCATCGGATCGGCTCTTGACGACTACGTCAACAACTTTGCGTAGCCGGCATCAACGATCATAGTGAGATGTCTTTGATAGTCCGCGTATTCGATATCGCCCTCAAGAATACGCCCCAATTTCGGATTTCCAACGCCCGGCCAAGGCAACAGCGCGATCGGCGCCGCAACAGGGGTAAGATTGCTGCCCGCGCCGACGGCCAGCGTCGCCAGCAGTCCGTAGATCTCACCACGGATATGAGGACGGTTCAGGATGGCGACACGCATCTGTCCCTGATCGTTGGTGTAGAGATAGATTTGCCCGGACCTGTTGGGAATGGAGACCACGCCCTTTTGCGAAAACGGCGCGTCCAGGCGATCCATTTCGCGAAACGCCAGACACTCTTGATCCCCGTCCCAATAGATCTGCGTGCGATAAGCATAGATGGCGCCGGCAAGCTCAAAGGAAGGCCGCAGCGTCAGATAATCTCCCTCCAGCCACGCAACACCGGCTTTGGCATATCCACCCAGATCCGGCCTCGACGAAGAGACCTTGGGCACCTGAACGCGTAGCGAAATGCCCAAGGCGGTTTCCAGCCGAACGACGCTCGCGATGGTGAAAGGACGGCTTCCGTTCAGTGCCTTTTCAAGGGTCGAAATGCTGATTTTGGCGCTATCGGCCAGCGTCTGACGAGACATGCGACGGCGGGCTAATTCCTCCCGAACGCGCTCCGCCATCGCTACGTTCTCTGAAGGTTCGATATCTGGCCTCATATTGCACCGGACAAATCCGCACAACGGCATACATCGCGCGACCGCCGATGCCAATCAAGGCCAAACAAAACGCTACGCCGGCTGGCGTCAGGAAGCGCATCGTTCGTACGGGTTACGAGCGAGGATGCAATGACCGTTTCCACCGTCTTCAAGCAATCGGCGATTGCTGGCGCCTGCATGCTTTTCACCGCCGGCACAGCGTTCGCATGGCCGCAGATGACGGGTGACACACGGCGCTCGGAGTGTGTCGAGGCTCTGGCGATGGCCTCGGCGCAATTCAGGTCCGACAC contains these protein-coding regions:
- a CDS encoding acyl-CoA dehydrogenase, which gives rise to MDAAVDASTSQFELNEEQRAIQEMAQAFAADRVAPNALDWDRRKHFPADVIRETGPLGLGGIYVRDDVGGSALGRLDAVLIFEALSHADPGFSSFISIHNMVASMIDRFGNDEQRQRFLPKLTSMEWLASYCLTEPGSGSDAAALKTRAVKSGGDYVLNGAKQFISGAGDSDVYAVMVRTGADGPKGISTIVVPKDAPGLSFGANEHKMGWHMQSTRQVIFEDCKVPAENLLSGEGAGFGIAMAGLDGGRLNIAACSLGGAQSALDKALSYTAERKAFGSKINQFQALQFRLADMETELQASRIFLYAAASKLDRKAPDAGKWSAMAKRFVTDTGFNVANNALQLLGGYGYLHDYGIEKLVRDLRVHQILEGTNEIMRVIIARALIGR
- a CDS encoding 3-hydroxyisobutyrate dehydrogenase, with protein sequence MTTIAFIGLGNMGNPMAVNLVKAGHQVHGFDLMPENLTVAREQGVVVMANAPAAVKDADVVITMLPAGKHVLSVYEDIAPKAKKGALFIDSSTIDVDSARKAHAIAAKHGLLSIDAPVSGGTGGAAAGTLTFMAGGSNDAFAAAEPILKPMAGRIVHCGGDGAGQAAKICNNMILGISMIGVAEAFVLAEKLGLSHQALFDVASTSSGQCWSLTTYCPVPGPVPTSPANRDYKPGFAAALMLKDLKLSQEAALGAGAVTPLGAEAAQLYALFNAQGHGGADFSGIINFLRGNPA
- a CDS encoding aminotransferase; the encoded protein is MTYQNYSLKQLQQIDAAHHLHPFTDHKELREAGSRIITHANGPFIYDSEGAELLDGMAGLWCVNIGYGRDELAEAAYAQMKELPYYNSFFKCSTPTPVLLSKKLAEIAPKNVNQVFYGSSGSEANDTALRLVRHYWVIEGKPEKNRIISRKMAYHGSTIAGTSLGGMDAMHKQLNGAVPNIVHVMMPYAYELALPGESDHDFGLRAAKSVEDAILEAGADKVAAFIGEPVMGAGGVKIPPASYWPEVQRICRKYDVLLMLDEVITGYGRTGEWFAAQTFGIEPDTITTAKALTSGYQPLSALLVGDRITSTLVDKGGEFNHGYTYSGHPVACAVALKNLEIIEQEGLVDRVRNDTGPYFAKALQERIAGHDLVGEVRSIGLMGAIEIVKDKATKERFLPSGSAAVTVRDHAIANGMMLRATGDTMILSPPLIWTRDTIDMACERIGKALDLAQADLRKR
- a CDS encoding endopeptidase, which gives rise to MTKPITKPEASIEDPFLWLEDRTAKQSLDWVHGQNEITTGELQGDPSYQASFETALDLMTAEDNIAVGAAIAGHVYNFWQDKTNALGLWRRTTVASYKTEKPVWETIIDFDQLAAKEGIKWVFSGASRLYPDFSRCLLSMSPDGGDASEMREFDIETKSFVEGGYHARASKSGFSWLDKDTVIVSAAFEDADKTESGYPRVIKLWKRGTKLEEAMPIFEAKTEDLAAGAGVEFDGDKRHVFLARAIDFFASHSFLHLPSGENRRIPLPDDATDTSLFKDQLVFGVRTPWTAPDGTACQPDGLYSLDFAHWIETGSFGAIETLLAPAYRVSIAGIAHTQDRLFVSLMDNVRGKVLVCERKGGAWSLKPVALPENGTVGISHAEHFGSSVSFSFTDFLTPSSIIWSDDDGETLETVKSQPARFDAAPLISEQFEARSKDGTMIPYFVVRRRDQKGPVPTLLYGYGGFEVPLLPGYAGVRGRLWLEKGNAYVQACIRGGGEFGPAWHQAALKGNRQNGFDDFAAVAEDVVRRGIATASSLGIQGGSNGGLLTGVSLTQHPELFGAVIIEVPLLDMLRYTELPPGASWMAEYGDPSKPEDAKWLSAYSPYQHVQANAAYPPVLLTTSTADDRVHPGHARKMAARLQEAGHAETLFFEETEGGHGGRGDRRPQAAQTAMKYVFLQRALTAKA
- a CDS encoding major facilitator superfamily protein, yielding MAGPLILPHSNGKTMAVADSETGEAMQWAAITGVIATVSVFAIAQGLSYPLLSFILQRQGVSPALIGLSAAMTPIGFIVSSPLIPGLARRFGAGRTALICAALSAVVLALIGWTQNVYLWFPLRFLIGVVTNPLYVLSEIWVIALAPPARRGRIMGVYSTIISAGFAAGPLCLLAVGTQGWPPFLVGICAFVLCGICLASVLPRLPKVDEAGHQVSVLGFVPMAWLLLFAVIVAAGFEQGALALLPVYGTHHGIAEVRMSALLSMMIAGNIAMQVPLGLLAERLTARLVRLACVCLTVLGCMLLPLLIETPLIWPMIFVWGAVSYGIYTTSIIELGERFSGSTLVAGNAAFSLMWGVGGIAVPPLAGTAMDILGARGLPITLGLLCLVLAVASVAGRGKA
- a CDS encoding transporter yields the protein MVATNAAEGEAGTQWAALAGVTAALAMFGAAQGLSSPLFTLLMQKQGLSPGLIGLSAAMMPLGLILSASFVPAAVRLVGARNLAVGCSLIGALCFLGIGYLQNWVAWYVIRFIIGVVINPLYILGEVWALSLAPPSRRGRVMGVFNTLMGAGYAAGPFTLTFVGTSGWAPFSVGVGGFLLCAVILRLVSSKLTGFEDDGQPAGSFVGFARLAPALLLAVLVSAAVQQSTYALVPVFGAGYGLPEAVLAALVMALSLGNILLQIPLGLLAERFGGRPMIVACAVATTVCAALLPLLITSPLIWGVLLVMGAVGYGVYTMALVELGSRFKGTLLVTGNAAFALLWGVGGIVGPPGAGLLMQGIGPLGLPLVIAGLDAVLVAFALYRSARRRVS